The sequence TCTGCTCCGCGGTGGCCGCGTCCCCTGCCTCGGCGGGCACCGCGACCTTCACGCCTTCGGGCGGCGCCACCTCGAAGTCCACCGGCCGCCCGAGGAGCGCGGCGAGGGAGCTCTTCGCCGTCGCGTAGGCGTTGCGGCTCCGCACCACCTCCTGCTCCGCCTGCTTGCGGTCCAGCGTCGCGCGCAGGACGGCCAGCCGCTCCGCGTCGCCGACCTCGAAGCGCGTCTGGGCGTCGCGCTCGAAGCCACGGCGGACCTCGAGGAGCTGCTCCTGCACCGTCACGGACTCGCGCAGGCTCGCGGCGCCGAGATAGGCCTGGGCCACCGCGAAGAGAATCTCGCGCCGTGTGTTCTCCGCCGTCAGCGCGGCCGCCCGCTCACCCAGGTAGGCATTCTTGATGGCGGGCCACAGCGTGGGGACGAGCAGCGCCTGCCGCGCGGAGAGCTGGCCCGCGAGCTGGTCCTGCTTCTGCAAGGTGATGGGGTCCGGGACACCGGGGAAGGCGAACGTCAGCTCCTTCGGGTTCCGGATGTACGAGCCGCTCGCGGTGATGCTGGGGAGGTAGCCGGACCATGCCTTGTTGCCGAGCTCCTGGGACTGCTGGAGCCGCGCGCGGGCGGCGTCGAGGTTGGGGCTCTGCTTCTCCGCGAGGGCAATGGCCTCCTCGAAGGTGAGCAGTGGGAATGCGGATGCCGCCCCGGTAGCGGGGGCCTGCTCCGGCACGCTGGAGACCGGCTGGGGCGCGGACGCTCGCACTGGCGCGTCGGCGGTGGGAGCCGACTCTGACGTGGGAGCGGTGGGAGCCTGTGACAGGAGGACGCTGGAGAGAAGAGCACGGATGAACATGGTGAAGACCGGGATGGGAGCGTCAGGGATGAAATGGACACACGAGGTGCGTCGCAGTCCCTGGGGACTGGAGCGTCGGCCTCGTGGGTCGGGTTGAAGGAGGCGGGAACGAGGGCGCGGCCCCCTCGTCCCCGCCGTCAGCGCGGCACGGGCTTCTTCAGTGGGAGCCCTCGCCCATGAGGGCGCCGTCCACCGCGACCTCCGGATGCGAGGCGTGAGCGTCGCTCTTGCCGCGCTTGAAGCGCGCGGAGAGCCCGTCCAGCAGCGAGTACACGACGGGCACCACCACCAGCGTCAGCACCGTGGAGCTGATGAGGCCGCCGATGATGACGAGCGCCATGGGCACGCGCGTCTCGGCACCATCTCCCTTGGCGAGCGCCACCGGCACCATGCCGGCCACCATGGCGATGGTCGTCATGAGGATGGGGCGCAGGCGCACCGGCGCGGCCTGCAGGAGCGCATCGCGCGCGCTCCGTCCCGCGTCGCGGAGCTGCTGGGTGAAGTCCACCAGGAGGATGCCGTTCTTCACCACCAGGCCCATCAGCATGATGACGCCGATGAGGGCAATCATCGACAGGGCGTTGCCCGACAAGAGCAGCGCGCCGATGGCGCCGATGAGCGCGAAGGGCAGCGAGAGCATGATGGTGAAGGGGTGGATGTAGCTGCCGAACTGCGCCGCCAGAATCATGTACAGCAGGAGGATGCCCAACCCCATCGCGGTGCCGAAGGCCACGGCCGTCTTGCCCAGCTCCTTCGCGTTGCCGGCGAAGCTGCCCACCACGCCCTGGGGCAGCACCTGCTGCGCCTGCGCAGTGACGGAGCTCATGGCCTCGCCGAGGGTGTAGCCGGGCGCGAGGTTCGCGAGCAGGGTGATCTGCCGCTTCTGATTCTGCCGGTCAATCTGCACCGGGCCCTCGGAGGGGATGATGGTGGCCACGTTGCGCAGCTCCACCAGCTGCCCGGTGGTGGTGCGCACGGTGAGCTGTCCCAGCGCCTCCTGCGAGGCGAGCGTGGCGTCCGGCAGGCGCAGCTTCACGTCGTACGTCTCGCCGCCCTCGCGGTACGTCATGAACTCATCGCGGCCGAGGTAGGAGCGCAGGGCGATGCCCACCTGCGCGGCGGGCACGCCCAGCTTCGCGGCGCGCTCGCGGTCGATGCGCACGTCGTACTGCGGCTTGCCGGCGCGGTACGTCGTGTCGACGTCGGTGAGGCCGGGGTTGGACTTCATCGTGGCGAGCAGCTTCTCGCTGGCGGCGACGACCTGGGGCCAGTCCGTGCCGCGCAGCACGTACTGCACCTGCTGGTTGCGGCCACCACCGCCGACGCCGGAGACGTCCTGCACGGAGAGCAGCACGCCGGGAAGCTGCGGCAGCGCGCCGCGCAGGCGCGCCTTGAAGGTCTCCTGGTCGAACGCGCGCTCCTTGCGGGGCACCAGGTTCACCAGCACCTCGCCCTTGTGCACCTCCTCCAGCGTGCCGCCGCCCGCGGTGCTGAACGTCTCCTTCACGCCCTCCATGCCGCGCACCTGCGCGGCCACGGTGCCGAGCTCCCGCTCCGTGTCCTCCAGGGTGGAGCCCACGGGCAGCTCGAGCGTCACGCGCACCGTGCCGTTGTCGGAGGGCGGGATGAAGGTGAACTTGAGGAAGCGCGCCATCCCCAGCGTCAGCACCAGCACGCCCACGGCCGCGATGAGGACCAGGCCGCGCCGCTCCAGCACGCGGCCCAGGATGCGGCGGTACCAGTTCTCCAGGCCCACCAGCGCGCGCTCGATGGCGGCGCTCACCCGGCCCGTGGGGGCGCCGTGGCTGTGCCCCTTGAGCAGGCGGCTGGACAGCATGGGCGTGAGCGTCATCGACACCGCGTAGGAGATGAGCACCGCCACGGCCACCGTGACGCCGAACTGGTAGAAGAACTGGCCAATCGTCCCCTCCATGAACGCCACGGGGATGAAGACGGCCACGATGGCGAGCGTCACCGCGAGCACCGCGATGACAATCTGCGAGGTGCCCTCCAGCGCCGCCTGCATGGGTGACTTCCCCTCCTCCAGGTGGCGGACGATGTTCTCGATGACCACGATGGCGTCGTCGATGAGCAGGCCGATGGAGAGCGTCAGCGCCAGCATGGTGATGATGTTGAAGGTGAAGCCCAGCATGGCCATCACCGCGAAGGTGCCGATGACGCTCACCGGCAGCGCGATGGCGGACACCAGCGTCGAGCGCCAGTTGCGCAGGAAGACGAGCACGATGATGACGGCGAGCACGCCGCCCAGCAGCATGTCCTCCTGCACCGCGTGGATGGAGGCGCGGATGTTGGTGGAGTTGTCGCTGATGGTGCTGACCGTCACGCCCTTGGGAAGCTCGGCGTTGATTTCAGAGAGCGACTCCTTGACGCTCTCGGCCACCTGCACCGTGTTGGCGCCCGACTGCTTGCGCACCACGAGGGCGATGGCGGAGCCCGTGTCCGAGCGGGCGAGGCCCCGCGCCTCCTGCGCGCCGTCCACCACCGCCGCCACGTCACGCACGCGCACCGGCGTGCCGTTGGGGCTGGCGACGATGATGTTGCCAATCTCCGCCACGCTGCGCGCCTCGGCCGTCAGGCGGACGATTCGCTCGCGGCCGCCCTGCGTGGCGCGCCCGCCGGGCAGGTCCACGCTCTGCGACTGGAGGGCCTGACTCACGTCGCCGATGGCCAGCCCGTAGCCGCGCAGCCGCTGCGGGTCCACCACGAGCTGGATTTCGCGCTTGCGGCCACCCACCACGTCGATGCTGCCCACGCCCGCCTGACTCTGGAGCGAGGGCTTCACCACGTCCTCGGCCACGCGCGTCAGCTCGTCGATGGGCAGCGAGCCGGAGAGGGACAGCGTGAGGATGGGCGCCGCGCCGATGTCGAACTTCTCGACGACGGGCGTCTCGATGTCATCCGGCAACTGGCGCAGCGTGGCCTGCACGCGGTCTCTCACGTCCTGCGCGGCCACGTCCACGTTGGTGCCCAGCTTGAAGCTGATGGTGACCTGGCTGACGTTCTCCAGGTTGATGGAGTTGAGCTCGTCCACGCCGTTGAGCGTGTTGAGGCCCTCTTCGAGTGGCTTGGTGACGTTCTTCTCGATGGACTCGGGGTCCGCGCCCGGCAGCAGCGTGGTGACGGTGACGACGGGGATGTCGACGTTGGGGTACTGGTCGACGCCGATGCGCGGGAAGGCGTAGAGGCCGAAGACGACGACCGCCGCCATCAGCATGACGGTGAAGACAGAGTGTTTGATGAAGGTCTTGAGCATGGGTGGCGTGCGTCGGAAAGAGGATGAGAAAGGAGCGCCGGGCTACTGGACGACCTGGAGCGCGGTGCCGTCCTGGAGCGGCAGGCTCGCGTCGGCCACGACGCGCTCTTCGGGGCCGAGGCCGTGCACCACGCGCACGAAGCCGGGCAGCACGCGCTCCACCTTGACGTCACGGCGCTGCGCCTTGCCCTCGCGCACCACCCAGACGAAGCCCTGCTGCCCCTTGGCATTGACGGCCTGCGCGGGCAGGAAGAGCCCCGCCTGCGCGTCGTCCGCGGCCAGCGTGGCCGAGAAGTCGAGCTCCACGAGCGCACCCGCGCGCAGCGGTGCTCCTTCGCCCTTCGCCGGCTGCACGTCCGCGAGCACCTCGACGGTGCGCGTCTGCTCGTCGATGGTGGCGCCGAGGCTCCTCACCTTCGCCTCGAAGGGCGCACCGGAGGGATTCAGGGTGCCCTTGACGAGGGTGCCCACCTTGACGCGGTCCACGAACGCCTCGGGCACCGCCGCGCGCACCTCGAGCGCCTGCGTGTTGACGAGGCCGAAGATGGCCGTGCCCGGAGATACGTAGTCGCCCTCGTTGCGGCTCTTGCTGGTGATGACGCCGTCGAAGGGCGCCGTGAGGGTGGCGTCGCGCAGGTTCTCCTGTGCGTTGGCGAGCGCCGCCGCCGCC comes from Pyxidicoccus parkwaysis and encodes:
- a CDS encoding TolC family protein produces the protein MFIRALLSSVLLSQAPTAPTSESAPTADAPVRASAPQPVSSVPEQAPATGAASAFPLLTFEEAIALAEKQSPNLDAARARLQQSQELGNKAWSGYLPSITASGSYIRNPKELTFAFPGVPDPITLQKQDQLAGQLSARQALLVPTLWPAIKNAYLGERAAALTAENTRREILFAVAQAYLGAASLRESVTVQEQLLEVRRGFERDAQTRFEVGDAERLAVLRATLDRKQAEQEVVRSRNAYATAKSSLAALLGRPVDFEVAPPEGVKVAVPAEAGDAATAEQTALDKRPDAAAARVNVDLARGGRKQVLAEYLPNLYATGNYQATNTGGLTGQSSTWTVGLALSWTLFDGGLREANLRESSGKIAEASANLRGTEEKIRDEVRKARGELESAEANLSTAEERAKLAWESARLAKQNFDAGATTYLQVTDVNATLAGAQLSAVAETLNVQLSRLSLARAMGLFDPTGNSLVPR
- a CDS encoding efflux RND transporter permease subunit → MLKTFIKHSVFTVMLMAAVVVFGLYAFPRIGVDQYPNVDIPVVTVTTLLPGADPESIEKNVTKPLEEGLNTLNGVDELNSINLENVSQVTISFKLGTNVDVAAQDVRDRVQATLRQLPDDIETPVVEKFDIGAAPILTLSLSGSLPIDELTRVAEDVVKPSLQSQAGVGSIDVVGGRKREIQLVVDPQRLRGYGLAIGDVSQALQSQSVDLPGGRATQGGRERIVRLTAEARSVAEIGNIIVASPNGTPVRVRDVAAVVDGAQEARGLARSDTGSAIALVVRKQSGANTVQVAESVKESLSEINAELPKGVTVSTISDNSTNIRASIHAVQEDMLLGGVLAVIIVLVFLRNWRSTLVSAIALPVSVIGTFAVMAMLGFTFNIITMLALTLSIGLLIDDAIVVIENIVRHLEEGKSPMQAALEGTSQIVIAVLAVTLAIVAVFIPVAFMEGTIGQFFYQFGVTVAVAVLISYAVSMTLTPMLSSRLLKGHSHGAPTGRVSAAIERALVGLENWYRRILGRVLERRGLVLIAAVGVLVLTLGMARFLKFTFIPPSDNGTVRVTLELPVGSTLEDTERELGTVAAQVRGMEGVKETFSTAGGGTLEEVHKGEVLVNLVPRKERAFDQETFKARLRGALPQLPGVLLSVQDVSGVGGGGRNQQVQYVLRGTDWPQVVAASEKLLATMKSNPGLTDVDTTYRAGKPQYDVRIDRERAAKLGVPAAQVGIALRSYLGRDEFMTYREGGETYDVKLRLPDATLASQEALGQLTVRTTTGQLVELRNVATIIPSEGPVQIDRQNQKRQITLLANLAPGYTLGEAMSSVTAQAQQVLPQGVVGSFAGNAKELGKTAVAFGTAMGLGILLLYMILAAQFGSYIHPFTIMLSLPFALIGAIGALLLSGNALSMIALIGVIMLMGLVVKNGILLVDFTQQLRDAGRSARDALLQAAPVRLRPILMTTIAMVAGMVPVALAKGDGAETRVPMALVIIGGLISSTVLTLVVVPVVYSLLDGLSARFKRGKSDAHASHPEVAVDGALMGEGSH
- a CDS encoding efflux RND transporter periplasmic adaptor subunit; translation: MKKSLKAAAVAVAVVAAGCGGSKPVAPQASAAQVAQKPVGVRAVAPATQLESSVLQATGSVRARQAATLSAQASGTLTRVSVDVGEKVKRGQVLAQLDTSNARIAADQARAAKAAADAALDGATTEVERARTLTQSGSLARASLDKDEVGYRQAQAQAAQAAAALANAQENLRDATLTAPFDGVITSKSRNEGDYVSPGTAIFGLVNTQALEVRAAVPEAFVDRVKVGTLVKGTLNPSGAPFEAKVRSLGATIDEQTRTVEVLADVQPAKGEGAPLRAGALVELDFSATLAADDAQAGLFLPAQAVNAKGQQGFVWVVREGKAQRRDVKVERVLPGFVRVVHGLGPEERVVADASLPLQDGTALQVVQ